One genomic region from Listeria monocytogenes encodes:
- a CDS encoding MarR family winged helix-turn-helix transcriptional regulator codes for MVKKEERLGVLLWFRFSRFYNRNMKLTNQNLRAAGISTAQFDCIAQIGLDKEITQQQLAEKLVVTKGNVTQLLAKLEQLGYITRTKTGREKHITLTEKGQACYRENVPKQEAFQQAQFDKLTRDEQKELLKLLKKLGE; via the coding sequence ATGGTAAAAAAAGAAGAAAGGCTAGGGGTTTTGCTTTGGTTTCGATTTAGTCGTTTTTATAATCGAAATATGAAGCTGACCAATCAGAATTTGCGAGCAGCAGGGATTTCAACGGCGCAGTTTGATTGCATTGCCCAAATTGGCTTAGACAAAGAGATTACACAGCAACAACTTGCCGAAAAATTAGTCGTAACAAAGGGAAATGTCACCCAACTCCTCGCAAAATTAGAGCAATTAGGTTATATTACGCGAACAAAAACAGGACGCGAGAAGCATATTACCCTCACAGAAAAAGGTCAAGCATGTTACCGAGAAAATGTCCCAAAACAAGAAGCTTTTCAGCAAGCTCAATTTGATAAATTAACAAGAGACGAACAAAAAGAACTACTTAAGCTATTAAAAAAATTAGGAGAGTGA
- a CDS encoding ring-cleaving dioxygenase: MKLTGIHHVSIFTANARANFDFYTKIMGLRLVKKSVNQDDPYTYHLYYGDEIGSPGTALTFFEVPNMAKNHPSRNAISGLSLRVPSDEALHYWDKRLDEHRIFHSKPIDQFGRKIIRLKDTDGLPVNLISDETSTQVTEVTPWEDSPVPAEYAIRGLGPVRFSVFKKEKTDRLLTKILGFERIGAYEDDDKLVTVFKTGNVGLGGEVHVESRPDLEQGNLGAGGIHHVAFRVPTDGDLIGWTEMIQDLGYKNSGYVDRFYFHSLYFRESNGILIELATDEPGFQTDFTKEHGTYVDLPPHLEERREDILAHLKPLDTDK, from the coding sequence ATGAAATTAACGGGAATTCATCACGTATCTATTTTTACAGCGAATGCACGAGCTAACTTTGACTTTTATACAAAAATAATGGGACTACGACTAGTGAAAAAATCGGTTAACCAAGACGATCCTTATACGTACCACCTATACTATGGTGATGAAATTGGCTCGCCGGGGACAGCGCTAACTTTCTTTGAAGTTCCGAATATGGCTAAAAACCACCCATCACGCAATGCGATTTCCGGACTCAGCTTACGTGTGCCAAGCGATGAAGCCTTGCACTACTGGGATAAAAGACTCGATGAACATCGCATTTTTCACAGCAAACCAATTGACCAATTCGGGCGCAAAATTATTCGTTTAAAAGACACAGATGGCTTGCCTGTCAATTTGATTTCTGATGAAACAAGCACACAAGTAACCGAGGTGACCCCTTGGGAAGATAGCCCGGTTCCAGCAGAATACGCGATTCGCGGACTTGGTCCAGTGCGCTTTTCCGTTTTCAAAAAAGAAAAAACAGACCGCCTTTTGACGAAAATATTAGGCTTCGAACGGATTGGCGCCTATGAAGATGATGATAAATTAGTTACAGTATTCAAAACTGGCAACGTTGGGCTTGGCGGCGAAGTGCACGTGGAGTCGCGACCTGATTTAGAACAAGGAAATCTAGGCGCTGGCGGAATTCATCATGTGGCGTTTCGTGTACCGACAGATGGCGACTTAATTGGCTGGACAGAAATGATACAAGACCTTGGCTACAAAAATTCAGGTTATGTGGATCGGTTTTATTTCCATTCTCTTTACTTCCGTGAAAGTAATGGTATTTTAATCGAACTCGCAACCGACGAACCAGGTTTCCAAACAGATTTCACGAAAGAGCATGGAACCTATGTAGATTTACCGCCACACTTAGAAGAACGTCGCGAAGATATTTTGGCACATTTAAAACCGCTGGATACAGACAAATAA
- a CDS encoding histidine phosphatase family protein: protein MAEGLRTIYFVRHGKTEWNMTGQMQGWGDSPLVAEGIDGAKAVGEVLKDMQIDAVYTSTSKRTQDTAAYILGDREIEIRPLEELKEMGFGTWEGIRVTEIDEKHPEERAKILHSPETYKAEVNGGETYYELAERLLEGVEKIIADNPNGNILVVSHGMSLTLLLYLLQGGTIEDHRKEAPRILNTSISIVEYQNGEFSLKKINEIGHLDLK from the coding sequence TTGGCAGAAGGTTTACGTACAATTTATTTTGTAAGACATGGTAAGACGGAATGGAATATGACTGGACAAATGCAAGGATGGGGCGATTCTCCGCTAGTTGCAGAAGGTATTGACGGGGCAAAAGCAGTTGGCGAAGTATTAAAAGACATGCAGATTGATGCCGTTTATACGAGTACTAGTAAACGCACGCAAGATACCGCGGCTTATATTCTCGGTGACCGCGAAATCGAAATTCGACCTCTGGAAGAACTAAAAGAAATGGGTTTTGGAACATGGGAAGGCATTAGAGTAACGGAAATTGACGAAAAACACCCAGAAGAACGCGCAAAAATTCTCCATAGTCCAGAAACCTACAAAGCAGAAGTAAATGGTGGCGAAACCTATTATGAGCTTGCAGAACGACTACTAGAAGGCGTCGAAAAAATTATTGCAGACAATCCAAATGGTAATATTCTCGTCGTTTCTCACGGCATGTCGCTCACGTTATTATTATACTTGCTGCAAGGCGGAACTATTGAAGATCACCGCAAAGAAGCACCAAGAATTTTGAACACAAGTATTAGCATCGTAGAATACCAAAACGGCGAATTTTCTCTTAAAAAAATCAATGAAATCGGTCATTTAGACTTAAAATAA